The nucleotide sequence GCCTGTAGTGTAGTAACTCTGAAGCCAGCAAGATCATTCATCCTTGGGGGAGGGAAACGGGGGATAATCTTGACCTGGTGAATACCTGCTGTGTCAGATGACTTGTTTCAAGTAGGCTTTCCAGGAAATGTCTCTGTCCTGACTTGTAAACAGCATTAAAAGGGAGTAACCTTGTTTTTTTGCTGCACATCCCACCATCAGGCATGGTGGAAGGGGGGCTCAAAAGAGAACCCTGATCCTACTGCTCAGTGTATGCCCACTGGCTATGTCCTCCCACTCATCCAACACAGACATACGAGAGCCAAATTCTGGCCATACACCCTCCTCATACCAGTAAGCCCTCTATACTAGGGACTGCACAGGGGATGGCGTAGCAACTAGTTATGCCAGCTATACACCAGCTAAAGAGCTCCACGAGTTTTCAATCCCATTTGCCCGATGAGTCTGCATAAGTGGACTAGAGCAGGGGAGACAAACTCGCCCAGCATTTCCTGAAGCAGCTTGATCTACAACTGTTTCCACTAAAAATCCTATGTGTCTTCTTCTCAAAGGAAATCTAGTCTTATTTTAAACTGTGCAACATATTTTATGCATTGTCCCACAATGAAAGAACCATTCATTCAATGAGATGAATTCAAGGAAATATTACTATACACaataggccagatcttcagcttataaattgtcatagtttAGTTGGCATCActagagctatgacaatttatgccagctgaggatctggcccaacgtattatcaacctgtggaattctctGCTGCAGATCACAGTCATATActtggctggattttttttaaagcctagaTACTTTTATaactaaaaatataattttaagatAAGAACAATCAAATAGCATGCTTCTAGGCAAAACCTAGTCTCCATAGGGTCAGGAAGAAATCTCCTTATTACCGTGGGTGGAATTTCACAACTAGCTACCAGTAGATGCATTATGCTGGGGTAGGAAGCTCAGATTCCACCTTCCTTGGATGCATCTGGTGTTGGTTGAGGTCAGAAAGGACATCTGAATTGATGGGTTACTGGCTAACTGTCCTGATTCAAAATGGCAAGTCACATGACCAACGTCTGTCTTGTATTATCTATGGTATTTCCTAGGCATCTTTAACTTGGTATCTATGCACCAAATGATTATGGAAAAGGACCAAAAGTTCTAAAAGGAATGATGTGTACACAGTCATTGTGGAATTAGGAAACTGTACATGAAACCACAGGTATTTTCTTCCTAATGCATATGATCCCAGTAGAAAAACAGAAGCAATCTGTATAATCAATTGAAAAAGTACTGTCTGGGAGATAGCCTCAACTCACATGTTGGATTCAAGATTCTTTGAACACTTTAAGGCTTCAGTCTATGGTACAGTATTAACTGCAGTTATTTTTGCTGGAATGTGATGAATGTTGGGGATGTATTTCCCAGGAACTCCAAGTGTGTCAAAAAGTGTTAGTCTGTTATGACCTTATTAGAAAGTGGCCTTGCTCACTCAGATATGAATTGGTTACAGGAAGACTGGGGGTTATAGTAAAAGGATATCAGAAGTTTGAACACCCAGTCCTAGGGGTCCTTAATAATTAATTTCAAACAGCTGTATCCGAAATGAAACAGACATGATATATAAACATAACTAATTTGCTTCTCGTGACTTCACATCCTTTCATGCAAACAGAAGAGACTACTTATCAATAATAACCAGTAAAATGAAGCCTATGTGTTCTACTCAGAAATAAAAGTTTGTTTATCTCAAACCCAGGAAACACATATATGGCGGCGCTGAGCAAGATCGGTGCCTTCCTGAAGGACGCTTGGGCCAAGGAGCCCGTCATCACCGTCTCCTTCGCCATCGGCATCCTGGCCGCAGTGGCGCCCTTGCTCAGCCCCTACACGAAGTTCTCCGGCATGATCAACCGAGCGACGCCCTATGTCTACCCAGTGCCCATGCGAGATGACGGCAATATGCCCaacatcccctcccacccctgtgaCAAGGAGGGGCCCAAGCTGGACTGGCTGAAGAAGCTGTGACATGGCTGCAGAAGGAGCCTTCCTCCTGGGCTGGGTCAGCATGTTGCCCCCTGCTGGCTACAGGGGGGTTTGGTTCGGTCCACCTCTCCCCATCGATGTAATAAAggttttgactttaaaaaatttaaaaaaaaaaaaaatcatcctgtgCTCATTAAAAGAATTgtttggatttgattttttttctacagtTTTTCTCCCCCTACAGGAGATTGCTTGTTCCATCCTCACAGAAACACTCACTGGCTGGTAGCAAACTATAGCGTCATTCAAGGGTTTCATCAAACTTGCTTTACATCTCTTTTTCTCTGTGATTTAATCTCCCCGTGGGATAACCATTTAATTTCCCCATGGGAAAGCCTCTCTCCATGTAATTATTTCTTCCTATGGAGTAAACAAGTTAAAGAGAGATCCTCTACAtcattggttctcaaactatgatTTGGGGACCACCTGTGGAGTCCATTCTAGCAGATCACAGAACTGCCAAAAGAGCAATCCAAAAGAGGCATGAGGAAATTGGGGAGGATGGCAGCTCGGAGGGAATGCAGTCCTCATGCTGTCTCCCTGGAGTGACCAAAAGAGATGTAACTACAAATTTGGACAAAACCAGTACAAACAATCATCTGCAAGTCTTACTGGTGATACACTTTGAAACCAATGCCTCAGCATCACATGAAACTCCACAGATGATAGAAGACTTCAGGATCTTGGAAGGGAACTAAGGAAGAGGAAAGCCAATTGATCTTCTTGGAGATCCTTCCCATGAACAAGAGAAGGCAGAAAACACTAGAGTTGAACTATTGAGCCCAtaccattcaaacaaaatgcgtTTTAATGCAGCCAAATGCAAAGGAACAAGGTATGCAGGCCATAACAACAGAGAGAGACTGTATCCTGGGGGGCAGTGACTGAAAGGGAtttaggggtcacagtggacaagCAACCCAACATGAACTCTCAGTGTgatactgtggcaaaaagggGCTAATCTcaccttggatgtataaatggggGAGTAATGAAGCAGGAGTAGGaaggtgatttttacctctgtgtatggcattggtgagaccaacattggaatactgtgtccaattttgctATCCACATTTTAATAAGGATATTGAAAAACTGGAGATGGTGCACAGacaagagccacaaaaatgattttagcGGTGGTGAAAATGCCTTACAGCAAGAGAcataaagagctcaatctgttatcaaaaagaagactgagaagtgacttgatcacaatttaCAAAGTACCTTCAAGGGAAGAAAATACTGGGTACCATTCTAGTggacaaaggcagaacaagaaccaatggctggcaGCTGATGCcaaataaattcaaattagatattagcacaattttttttaaaaaaaaaaatgagtgattaaccattggaacaaactaccagggAAGAGtgagattctccatctctgatctCTTCATATCAAggctggatgtctttctggaaaaaatgctttagttaaacacaagttatgctttagtcaaatacaagttattgaGATCAATGCAGGGTAACTGGATGAGATGTAATGGCCTGCACCAGACTGAAtgatccaatggtcccttctggccttaatctctatGAATATATAAAATTGAAAAACAGGATCCATCTTTTATGGGATGCCACTGGCTGATAGTTATGTAAACCACCCTGCCTGTCATTCAGGCCCATAACCTGGATGTTATCTTCAGCTCAGACCTCTAAGTTCTCACATcaaggctatgtctaaatcttgcagattcttttGGTATAATATCTTTAAGAGACtacctttcctatccatccacatagctaaaactctcatccaggctctcattAACTCATATCTTGATTATTGCAACATCTTctttctggccttgacaaatgcagtcttacCCTGctcatttccatttcaaatgctgctgcaaagatcattttcctagcctgtcacTTTGATCCTGTCacccctccactggcttcctcttctctatcacatcaaacataaacTACCTGTATGTACTTTAAAGACCTTTTGCAACCTATCCCCATGCCAGTCATTATCTCTCTGTATCAAAAGGTCAGTTCCCGCCTCTGACTGGCCTATGATGCCAGCCTCAaacacccacttgttaaatttgcaaacaagcaacttcatgctttctcccatgttgcCCTTCATGCTTGGGAAGAACTCCCCATAAAAATCTGCAAAGCTACAAATCTCTCTTTACAACTCTCCTTTGCTGAAATGATTACAAAAAAGTTTGACAAAAGTTAGGCTGCTGATGTACTGAGACCATGCCTCTCATGCTGACCTATATTgtcttgtttccttgtactcccgtctgtctgtctgtatccatccatTGGCTCTTGTCTTATAATAgatgtgttatttaccctttcccacaataccaAAACCAGgggcacccaatgaaatgaataggctgcagatttaatacaaacaatagaaagtactttttcacataatgcacaattaacctgtgtcACTCATTGCCATAGGACACTGTAatggtcaaaagtataactgggttcaaaaaagaattagataagtccatggctttctgaaaattcaagCACACTATACCTACTGgctcacccttatccacatgcttgttgactccctcagagaattctaatagatttgtgaggcatgatttccctttacaaaagccatgttgactcttgccCAACAAACGTTAAcctgtctgataattctgttctttgctacaTCTTCTACCAATTTGCTAGGTACCTTCCAGCCATCTGGTCTGGAGGCTTGTTTCAGCAATGAGTatcagttagtagttctgaaatttcatattttgaaTTCCTTCAGtattcttgggtgaatatcatctgctcttggtgacttattactgtttaatttatcagtttgttctgaAACTTTTTCCATTGACACATCAATCAGTAGTGAGACACTACTTCAGATATGTTGCCTAGAAAGGCTAGCTCTGATATGGGTATCTCCCCAACAccctttgcagtgaagactgatgcaaataattcatttatctTCTTTTGCAATGActttgcataggtgctggaacttggggtgctatcgcacccctggcttgaagtggtttccatcacagggtttacagtttggttcaatggctctcagcacccacactatacaaattgttccagcacccctgtaacCTTGTATTCCTTGAGTGGTCTTTTAATACCTTGGTCACAGTAAGTGGTCCTTACTCCCCttttggcaggcttcctgattctaatgcactttaaaaaaattcttatctTTTAACCTTTAGCAAGTTGtgtctcaaattctttcttggcctgccttgtTATGCCTTTACACTTAACCTGCTCGTGCACCTTATTATtatcttcactaggatttgacttccaaattttaaaagatgcctttttgcctctaatggTCTCCGTtattctgctgtttagccatgatgCTATTCTTTTGGTCCTCTTATTGTCTCTTCTGATTTGGGGCatgcatttagtttgagcctctatcaacatgtttttaaatagtccccTTACGGCTTGCAGGCATTTAACCCTGGTGActgctccttttaatttccatctaaCAAGCGTCCTCATTTTTTGGTAGTTCTCCTCTTTAAAGATCAATATTatcatggtgggtttttttttggtactaTTCCCTCCAtaaggatgttaaatgtaattacattatggtcactattgttgagcagttcagctatcgttacctcttggaccaaatCGTGTGCTCCACTTACAACTAAATCAGGAATTGCTTCTCCTTCTGTGGGTTCCAGAACgaactgctccaagaagcagtcatttatggtgtctaaaAATTTTACCTCTGCATCAAACCCTGAGGTGACatttacccagtcaatatgaggatagttgaaattaCCCATTATTATTGtatagcaatacaaataaataaataataataataaatcatgcaAGTGGCAAATGGTGAGATATAATAGGAAGTTAAAAAGCAGCTCTTAAAACTGATCACGGTCTCTAAAATACAACAATTCTACACAACAGCCTTCGGGGCAAATATATATGACATATTTGAATTGTACCAGCAATATACGTCTGGGAGGTGCAAAGGCATGTCAAATATGCAGTTGCAAATGCAAAACACATAAAACTGCATAATCAATTATCTGTCTGTGCCATACACACGTCCCTTTTGTGGGTACAACTTACCCacacatgtttaaaaatgtggCTCTGAATGATGATTTTTGCACTTTAAACTACCAAGCAGCTTCTCAGTAATTTAGACTGAATTACTGTGCTAATGTATCAATGAAGCTATGTAAATAAACCTTCATCTAACATG is from Dermochelys coriacea isolate rDerCor1 chromosome 3, rDerCor1.pri.v4, whole genome shotgun sequence and encodes:
- the LOC119853217 gene encoding NADH dehydrogenase [ubiquinone] 1 alpha subcomplex subunit 3-like, encoding MAALSKIGAFLKDAWAKEPVITVSFAIGILAAVAPLLSPYTKFSGMINRATPYVYPVPMRDDGNMPNIPSHPCDKEGPKLDWLKKL